A single Choristoneura fumiferana chromosome 9, NRCan_CFum_1, whole genome shotgun sequence DNA region contains:
- the LOC141430930 gene encoding uncharacterized protein — protein sequence MNILLNIVMMAVLKEIECAMPGSFFWKPRMAIDLRAAEKADQAKVVQAMTKKNIREGRVALIAGYRVGASMIALGSVGMRTRPHYPQMDVTSSSFYTDVYRWTLRALNLIPEWMTGDAGTYANTHKVWIKRFHHMNDQVPQWLRSLLFYVDDWDEQEWVMKRFDHYARPSFDKHLRYPSTKPRDGFASFDNTKETVPNIDDSPE from the exons atgaatatcCTTTTGAATATCGTAATGATGGCGGTACTTAAAGAAATTGAG TGCGCGATGCCGGGCTCGTTCTTCTGGAAGCCGCGGATGGCCATCGACCTGCGCGCTGCGGAGAAGGCTG ATCAAGCGAAAGTAGTCCAAGCGATGACTAAGAAGAACATCCGCGAGGGGCGCGTGGCGCTGATCGCCGGCTACCGCGTGGGCGCGTCCATGATCGCGCTGGGCAGCGTCGGCATGCGCACGCGCCCGCACTACCCGCAGATGGACGTCACCTCCAGCAGCTTCTACACTGACGTCTACCGGTGGACTCTGCGCGCCCTCAACCT TATACCGGAATGGATGACCGGCGACGCAGGGACCTATGCGAATACGCACAAAGTGTGGATCAAGCGATTTCATCATATGAACGATCAAGTGCCCCAGTGGCTGCGGTCGCTGCTGTTCTACGTCGATGACTGGGACGAACAAGAATGGGTGATGAAAAGGTTCGATCACTACGCGAGACCTTCGTTCGACAAGCACCTGCGGTATCCGTCGACTAAACCTCGCGATGGATTTGCTTCTTTCGATAATACCAAGGAAACTGTCCCGAATATAGACGACTCTCCGGAGTAG